The following are encoded together in the Microterricola viridarii genome:
- a CDS encoding DEAD/DEAH box helicase, whose protein sequence is MLAPTYPLVDVGDIIRLVGRGLYERGRGRARDGSVSAVVWDEPSETLSGVVTDAGTDPFNVTVSIEPTTRGFGTPFASGCGCPLSGDCAHVAAVILNANAEAARRKTTEPAEPRYDAEFAGRAGAPSGWWPSDSAERAADESPAASDDELPPWANTREDPAAGIATRVSPNAPRPPALPAWKQALGPIAQPAGDARLRSDDEGAPTGSRTGTARVAAGPTPMGLQFELREPARRAATPWGARPPRPTFGGPARTTARHGAQLMVRPVLHNERGNWVRSGISWGTLSYQSNRLNLDTAQHRWFCEFGALYRASRFTYTGEDADWIILEEFASPLLWRLLERAAELDIPLLGASKALSVRLAGSAGLSLDATSAGDADAAPTPADAGLLLSPVLTIDGAAHSTGQAAAIGEHGVYLRETAEIVEPVRYGRRTTAQKVADALAANEKATEKATAAASTEHTTITLAPLDAPLTPELRGLLGQAKPLAVAPEEIAEFLEGYYPQLRRRIEVTSSDDSVELPALQRPTLVLTATFRPKHVLMLQWAWEYLDGREPGDDPDAEAEITERLYDEAQVEPETQARLLEGIDAAEFCTATLPRIERIDGVRVDVQGKRPDYRELTEAPELTISTVESEQTDWFDLGVVVTVGGRKVPFGPLFQAMAKDKKKLMLIDNSYLSLEHPALDRLRVLIAEAKALSEWETGLRISRYQTSLWADFEDLADHTEQAQSWRESVAGLNAIDSLAPTPVPDAVAATLRPYQLDGFTWLAFLWRHSLGGVLADDMGLGKTLQALALVAHAVEQTPADKRRPFIVVAPTSVVSNWASEAARFTPGLTVRTVKTTQAKGSATLAELASGADVLVTSYALFRLDEAAYGALEWAGLILDEAQFVKNHKARAHQVAKEFAAPFKLAITGTPMENNLLELWSMFSITAPGLFPSARKFTETYVRRLEKGVDKAENRELLDTLRRRIRPLMMRRTKELVAPELPAKHEQTLAIDLEPRHAKLYETMLQRERAKLFGLIDDMNKNRFIVFRSLTLLRMLSLDASLVDDKYAHIPSSKLDALLEQLEDVVAEGHRALVFSQFTGFLQKAAARLEERGIAYAYLDGSTTKRDEVIGGFKQGEAPVFLVSLKAGGFGLNLTEADYVFLLDPWWNPASEAQAVDRAHRIGQTKNVMVYRMVATGTIEEKVMALKEQKARVFSAVLDDDAAFSAALTADDIRGLLA, encoded by the coding sequence ATGCTCGCACCCACGTACCCGCTCGTGGATGTCGGCGACATCATCCGCCTCGTCGGCCGCGGCCTCTACGAACGCGGCAGGGGGCGTGCCCGTGACGGCTCCGTCAGCGCGGTCGTCTGGGATGAGCCGAGCGAAACCCTCAGCGGTGTGGTGACGGATGCCGGCACCGACCCGTTCAACGTCACGGTGAGCATCGAGCCGACCACCCGAGGCTTCGGCACGCCGTTCGCCAGCGGCTGCGGCTGCCCGCTCAGCGGGGACTGTGCCCACGTGGCCGCCGTGATCCTCAACGCCAACGCCGAGGCCGCCCGCCGCAAGACCACCGAGCCCGCCGAGCCGCGCTACGACGCCGAGTTCGCTGGCCGCGCCGGTGCACCCTCCGGCTGGTGGCCGTCCGACTCCGCCGAGCGTGCCGCCGATGAGTCCCCCGCGGCATCCGACGATGAACTCCCGCCGTGGGCGAACACTCGCGAAGACCCAGCCGCCGGCATCGCGACCCGGGTGTCGCCGAACGCCCCGCGCCCGCCGGCGCTGCCCGCTTGGAAGCAGGCGCTCGGCCCGATCGCGCAACCGGCCGGCGACGCCCGCCTGCGCAGCGACGATGAGGGCGCCCCGACCGGTTCCCGCACCGGCACTGCCAGGGTCGCCGCCGGCCCCACCCCGATGGGCCTGCAGTTCGAGCTGCGCGAGCCCGCCCGCCGCGCCGCCACCCCGTGGGGCGCCCGCCCGCCCCGGCCGACCTTCGGCGGACCGGCCCGCACCACCGCACGGCACGGGGCGCAGCTCATGGTGCGCCCGGTGCTGCATAACGAGCGCGGCAACTGGGTGCGCAGCGGTATCAGCTGGGGCACGCTGAGCTACCAGTCGAACCGGCTCAACCTCGACACGGCCCAGCACCGCTGGTTCTGCGAGTTCGGAGCCCTCTACCGCGCCTCCCGCTTCACCTACACCGGCGAGGACGCTGACTGGATCATCCTCGAGGAGTTCGCCAGCCCGTTGCTCTGGCGCCTGCTCGAACGGGCCGCGGAGCTCGATATCCCGCTGCTCGGCGCCAGCAAGGCGCTCAGCGTGCGCCTCGCGGGTTCGGCCGGCCTGAGTCTGGATGCGACGTCGGCGGGCGACGCCGACGCCGCGCCTACCCCGGCGGATGCCGGCCTGCTGCTCTCCCCCGTGCTCACCATCGACGGCGCAGCCCACTCGACGGGCCAGGCCGCCGCGATCGGCGAGCACGGCGTGTACTTACGCGAGACCGCCGAGATCGTCGAGCCCGTGCGCTACGGCCGGCGCACCACGGCACAGAAGGTCGCCGACGCCCTGGCGGCGAACGAGAAGGCAACCGAGAAGGCCACCGCGGCTGCCAGCACCGAGCACACCACGATCACCCTGGCCCCGCTCGACGCCCCGCTCACCCCCGAGCTGCGCGGCCTGCTCGGGCAGGCGAAACCGCTGGCCGTGGCGCCGGAGGAGATCGCCGAGTTCCTCGAGGGTTACTACCCGCAGCTGCGGCGCCGCATCGAGGTCACCAGCAGCGACGACTCTGTCGAGTTGCCCGCGCTGCAACGGCCGACGCTCGTGCTCACCGCAACATTCCGCCCGAAGCATGTACTCATGCTGCAGTGGGCATGGGAGTACCTGGACGGACGCGAGCCCGGCGACGACCCTGATGCAGAGGCCGAGATCACTGAGCGGCTCTACGACGAAGCGCAGGTCGAGCCCGAGACGCAGGCCCGCCTGCTGGAGGGCATCGACGCCGCCGAGTTCTGCACCGCAACGCTGCCCCGCATCGAGCGCATCGACGGCGTGCGCGTCGACGTGCAGGGCAAGCGCCCCGACTACCGGGAGCTCACCGAGGCGCCGGAGCTGACCATCAGCACCGTCGAGTCCGAGCAGACCGACTGGTTCGACCTCGGCGTCGTCGTCACCGTCGGCGGCCGCAAGGTGCCGTTCGGACCGCTGTTCCAGGCGATGGCCAAAGACAAGAAGAAGCTGATGCTCATCGACAACAGCTACCTGTCGCTGGAGCACCCGGCGCTGGACCGGCTGCGCGTACTTATCGCCGAGGCCAAGGCGCTCTCCGAGTGGGAGACCGGGCTGCGCATCAGCCGCTACCAGACCAGCCTCTGGGCCGACTTCGAAGACCTCGCCGACCACACCGAGCAGGCCCAGTCCTGGCGGGAGTCCGTCGCTGGGCTGAACGCCATCGACTCCCTGGCGCCGACCCCGGTGCCGGATGCCGTCGCCGCCACGCTCCGCCCCTATCAGCTCGACGGCTTCACCTGGCTGGCCTTCCTCTGGCGGCACAGCCTCGGCGGCGTCCTCGCCGACGACATGGGCCTCGGTAAGACGTTGCAGGCGCTGGCGCTCGTCGCCCACGCCGTCGAGCAGACGCCCGCAGACAAGCGCCGGCCGTTCATCGTCGTCGCCCCGACCTCCGTCGTCTCCAACTGGGCGTCCGAGGCCGCGCGGTTCACGCCCGGACTCACCGTGCGCACCGTGAAGACGACGCAGGCCAAGGGCAGCGCGACGCTCGCCGAGCTGGCATCCGGGGCCGACGTCCTCGTCACGTCCTACGCATTGTTCCGCCTCGACGAGGCCGCCTACGGCGCGCTGGAGTGGGCCGGGCTGATCCTGGACGAGGCCCAGTTCGTCAAGAACCACAAGGCGCGCGCCCACCAGGTGGCCAAGGAGTTCGCCGCGCCGTTCAAGCTCGCCATCACCGGCACCCCGATGGAGAACAACCTGCTCGAGCTCTGGTCGATGTTCTCCATCACCGCGCCCGGGTTGTTCCCCAGCGCCCGCAAGTTCACCGAGACCTATGTGCGGCGCCTGGAGAAGGGCGTCGACAAGGCCGAGAACCGTGAGTTGCTCGACACGCTGCGCCGCCGCATCCGCCCGCTGATGATGCGCCGCACCAAGGAGCTCGTCGCGCCGGAGCTGCCGGCCAAGCACGAGCAGACGCTCGCCATCGACCTGGAACCGCGGCACGCCAAGCTCTACGAAACGATGCTGCAACGCGAGCGGGCCAAGCTGTTCGGCCTGATCGACGACATGAACAAGAACCGGTTCATCGTGTTCCGATCGCTCACGCTGCTGCGCATGCTGAGCCTGGATGCCTCGCTCGTCGACGACAAGTACGCCCACATCCCGTCCAGCAAGTTGGACGCCCTGCTCGAGCAGTTGGAGGACGTCGTTGCAGAGGGGCACCGCGCGCTCGTGTTCAGCCAGTTCACCGGGTTCCTGCAGAAGGCCGCCGCCCGGCTCGAGGAGCGCGGCATCGCCTACGCCTACCTGGACGGCTCGACGACCAAGCGCGATGAGGTGATCGGCGGGTTCAAGCAGGGCGAGGCCCCCGTCTTCCTGGTCAGCCTGAAGGCCGGCGGATTCGGGCTCAACCTCACCGAGGCCGACTATGTGTTCCTGCTCGACCCGTGGTGGAACCCGGCCAGCGAGGCGCAGGCTGTCGACCGGGCGCACCGCATCGGACAGACCAAGAACGTGATGGTCTACCGAATGGTCGCCACCGGCACGATCGAGGAGAAGGTGATGGCGCTCAAGGAGCAGAAGGCGCGCGTCTTCAGCGCCGTGCTCGACGACGACGCCGCGTTCAGCGCCGCGCTGACGGCCGACGACATCCGCGGACTCCTGGCCTAG
- a CDS encoding APC family permease, translated as MSSPIPSSGADAAASGTAATSNAVDSKGLKGGALGLVSSVVIGVASTAPAYSLAASLGFIVASGGSLLAGVKAPGIVLLAFVPMYLIAVAYAELNKAEPDCGTTFTWGTRAFGSVTGWMGGWGIIVADVIVMANLAAIAGSYTFTFVGGLGFPAVADLANSVLWSTVAGLIWIIVMTWICYRGIELSARIQVVLLSIEIVVLVLFAAFALVRVFTGTAESYSLVPTLDWFNPFTLDFSSIIAPAMLTAIFIYWGWDTAVSINEETEEPDKTPGRAAIISTLLLLVTYALVTTAAVAFAGTGTSGIGLGNEANANDVFTAIGPALFGDSPLGKICMLLLAASILTSASASTQTTILPTARTALSMAAFKAIPERFARIHPRFLTPTWATVGMGIVSCAFYLIFTLISPNLLNALIGSIGLMIAFYYGLTGFACIWFYRRTLTSSARNMIMRGIFPLVGGLMLLAVFIYGTVQFAAPDWLTDANGNNVTIFGIGAEAVVGIGGLLIGLVLMGIWWARKPDFFRGKTLPRRVAEREVEPSSTAP; from the coding sequence ATGAGTTCACCCATTCCATCGAGCGGGGCGGATGCCGCGGCATCCGGAACCGCGGCCACCTCGAACGCCGTCGACAGCAAGGGCCTGAAGGGCGGCGCGCTCGGTCTCGTCTCCAGCGTGGTGATCGGCGTGGCCTCGACGGCCCCGGCCTACAGCCTGGCGGCGAGCCTCGGCTTCATCGTGGCCAGCGGCGGCTCGCTGCTGGCCGGGGTGAAGGCGCCCGGCATCGTGCTGCTCGCCTTCGTGCCGATGTATCTGATCGCCGTCGCCTACGCCGAGTTGAACAAGGCGGAACCGGACTGCGGCACCACCTTCACCTGGGGTACCCGGGCGTTCGGCTCGGTGACCGGGTGGATGGGCGGCTGGGGCATCATCGTTGCCGACGTGATCGTGATGGCGAACCTCGCCGCGATCGCCGGCTCCTACACGTTCACCTTCGTCGGCGGCCTCGGCTTTCCCGCGGTTGCCGATCTGGCCAACAGCGTGCTCTGGTCGACGGTCGCCGGGCTGATCTGGATCATCGTGATGACGTGGATCTGTTATCGAGGCATCGAGCTCTCCGCGCGGATCCAGGTCGTACTGCTCAGCATCGAGATCGTTGTGCTGGTGCTCTTCGCCGCGTTCGCGCTGGTGCGGGTGTTCACCGGCACCGCCGAGTCGTACTCGCTCGTGCCGACGCTGGACTGGTTCAACCCGTTCACCCTCGATTTCAGCAGCATCATCGCGCCGGCCATGCTCACCGCGATCTTCATCTACTGGGGTTGGGACACAGCCGTCTCGATCAATGAGGAGACCGAGGAGCCGGACAAGACCCCGGGCCGGGCCGCCATCATCAGCACCCTGCTGCTGCTGGTCACCTACGCGCTGGTCACCACGGCCGCGGTCGCGTTCGCCGGTACTGGCACCTCCGGCATCGGGCTCGGCAATGAGGCGAACGCCAACGACGTGTTCACGGCGATCGGCCCTGCCTTGTTCGGGGATTCGCCGCTCGGCAAGATCTGTATGTTGTTGCTCGCGGCATCCATTCTCACCTCAGCATCGGCCTCCACCCAGACCACGATCCTGCCGACAGCCCGCACCGCGCTCTCCATGGCCGCGTTCAAGGCGATCCCGGAACGCTTCGCACGCATCCACCCGCGCTTCCTCACGCCGACCTGGGCGACGGTTGGCATGGGCATCGTCTCCTGCGCGTTCTACCTGATCTTCACCCTGATCAGCCCCAACCTGTTGAACGCCCTGATCGGCTCGATCGGTCTGATGATCGCGTTCTACTACGGCCTCACCGGCTTCGCCTGCATCTGGTTCTACCGGCGCACACTCACCTCCTCGGCGCGCAACATGATCATGCGTGGAATCTTCCCGCTCGTCGGCGGCCTCATGCTGCTCGCCGTCTTCATCTACGGCACCGTGCAGTTCGCGGCTCCCGATTGGCTGACGGATGCCAATGGCAACAACGTCACAATCTTCGGCATCGGCGCCGAGGCGGTCGTCGGCATCGGCGGCCTGTTGATCGGGTTGGTGCTGATGGGCATCTGGTGGGCACGGAAGCCGGACTTCTTCCGCGGCAAGACGCTGCCGCGGCGGGTCGCAGAGCGCGAGGTCGAACCGTCCTCCACTGCGCCGTAG
- a CDS encoding DUF1761 domain-containing protein, whose protein sequence is MVPEINYWAVLLATASSMVVGSIWYTPKVFGNYWMKQAKITPSGNAKDAMWPIIVTVIVSFVTSWVLAGAVYIAWDFYGGSFLLNALFTGIILWAGFTAARFITHDAFDARPTGLTVLNIAHELVTIVIMALIIGVWPPAGSV, encoded by the coding sequence ATGGTTCCCGAAATCAACTACTGGGCTGTGCTTCTGGCGACCGCCTCGAGCATGGTCGTCGGCTCCATCTGGTACACACCGAAGGTATTCGGTAACTACTGGATGAAGCAGGCCAAGATCACGCCGTCCGGCAACGCCAAGGACGCGATGTGGCCGATCATCGTCACCGTGATCGTCAGCTTCGTGACCTCCTGGGTGCTCGCCGGCGCCGTCTACATCGCCTGGGACTTCTATGGCGGCAGCTTCCTGCTGAACGCGTTGTTCACCGGCATCATCCTCTGGGCCGGATTCACGGCGGCCCGCTTCATCACCCACGACGCGTTCGACGCCCGCCCCACCGGGCTCACCGTGCTGAACATCGCCCACGAGCTGGTGACCATCGTGATCATGGCTCTCATCATCGGCGTCTGGCCGCCGGCCGGCTCCGTCTAG